The following are from one region of the Scylla paramamosain isolate STU-SP2022 chromosome 23, ASM3559412v1, whole genome shotgun sequence genome:
- the LOC135111943 gene encoding uncharacterized protein LOC135111943: protein MVTCFAGQITKNFLLSPVTQFKDAVSVCLQVARTLRKIHLRGVAHNDIKGNNVCVKISDQGPIATIIDFGLARTIGTRSVYPPAPACRYPWAAPELLQEDASPCSEESNVYSLAYLIVHTVELRCCSQRCPALHTLCQLLRNAQEPEPSVRPTLPVLIHKVRS from the coding sequence ATGGTCACGTGCTTTGCGGGCCAAATCACGAAAAATTTCCTGCTCAGCCCTGTTACTCAGTTCAAAGACGCCGTGAGTGTGTGCCTGCAAGTCGCACGCACACTCAGGAAGATTCACCTGCGAGGTGTAGCACACAACGACATCAAAGGAAACAATGTGTGCGTGAAAATTTCTGATCAAGGCCCAATAGCAACCATTATTGATTTCGGCCTCGCCAGGACCATCGGCACTCGCAGCGTGTACCCCCCCGCCCCTGCCTGCAGGTACCCGTGGGCGGCGCCGGAGCTCCTGCAGGAGGACGCCTCTCCGTGCTCCGAGGAGTCCAACGTTTACTCGCTGGCATACCTCATCGTGCACACGGTGGAGTTGCGCTGCTGCAGCCAGCGCTGCCCTGCCCTGCACACCCTCTGCCAGCTGCTGCGAAACGCCCAGGAGCCGGAGCCCAGCGTGCGCCCCACCCTCCCCGTGCTCATCCACAAGGTACGCAGCTAA